AGGCAGGAGGAAAAAAACTGTCAGGTATGAAATACGGAGACGAACGCAAGTGAACCATCCAGGAAGTGTCGATAATTGTAAACGATGTCAAAACCGGGGTCTCGACAACACCCCAGGACAAGTCAGACGGCGACCTGAGTTTTGGTCTGGCGGCATCAGCATAGAGGTGGCGTGACCTTATTTCAGGCACTGGAGTGGAACTTGGGAAGCTGTCGTTCCGATGCTAAGGGAGCGGTTCAAGCGGAGAACCCGCAAGAGCCTGAGTACCAATGCGGAGCACAGTGGCGGAGTCATGCGTAGTAGCGATGAAGGAGTTGTAATGACTGTGGAGCAAAGGCATGACCTTATCCGGTTTTTGGGGATGCGACAATCGTGAAGCGGGAGGATCCTTTGCCCAAAGCCAAACCCTTTGAGATACCCAAGCGGGTTGTCTGGGAAGCTTGGAAACGCGTGGCCGCCAATAAAGGCGCACCGGGCGTGGATGAGAAGAGCATAGAGGCTTACCGGAGCTGCTTGGGCGATAATCTCTATACCTTGTGGAATCGGATGAGTTCGGGGAGTTATTATCCTCAACCGGTACGGCAGGTCTTAATACCCAAAGGGGAAGGAAATTTCCGCCCCCTGGGCATACCGACTGTGGCCGATCGGACCGCTCAGATGGTCGTCAAGATGATACTCGAACCGAGGTTGGAGCGAGTATTTCACCCCTCATCCTATGGTTATCGTCCAAAGCGAAGTGCAAAGCAGGCGGTCGCGCAAGCGCGTCGTAACTGCTGGAACCATGACTGGGCGATCGACTTGGATATCAGGGCCTTCTTTGACACCATTGACCATGAACTGATGATGCGTGCGGTAGAAAAGCACGTACCGGAGAAATGGATCCAACTCTACATCCAACGCTGGTTGGAGAGTGAAGTTGAGCTGGCAGATGGAACGATAGGAACACGGAACTGCGGAACTCCGCAGGGTGGTGTCATCAGCCCACTGCTGGCGAATCTCTACCTGCACTATGCCTTTGATCACTGGATGCAGCGGAATCATCCGGCCATACCGTTTGAGCGGTACGCGGATGATGTGCTCTGCCACTGTCGAAGTCAGAAGGAGGCTGAGGCGCTCTTAGAAGCGCTACGAGAAAGACTGTCCGATTGCAGGCTGGAGCTACACCCGGCAAAGACGAAACTGGTCTACTGCAAGGATGGGAAGCGAAGGGCAAAGTATGCCCATACCCGCTTTGATTTCCTCGGATTCAGCTTTCATGGACGAACCGTACAGGACAGGCGCGGGAACCTTTTTACGGGTTTCAATCCAGCAGTGAGCCGAAAG
This portion of the Syntrophotalea acetylenica genome encodes:
- the ltrA gene encoding group II intron reverse transcriptase/maturase: MPKAKPFEIPKRVVWEAWKRVAANKGAPGVDEKSIEAYRSCLGDNLYTLWNRMSSGSYYPQPVRQVLIPKGEGNFRPLGIPTVADRTAQMVVKMILEPRLERVFHPSSYGYRPKRSAKQAVAQARRNCWNHDWAIDLDIRAFFDTIDHELMMRAVEKHVPEKWIQLYIQRWLESEVELADGTIGTRNCGTPQGGVISPLLANLYLHYAFDHWMQRNHPAIPFERYADDVLCHCRSQKEAEALLEALRERLSDCRLELHPAKTKLVYCKDGKRRAKYAHTRFDFLGFSFHGRTVQDRRGNLFTGFNPAVSRKALKRMNQAVRDLKIHRRTSLTLQELAALLNPMVRGWVGYYGTFYPEPLRRFLVRLDLRLGRWARKKYKTLRRRKQRSWAWLKRCRKSSPRLFVHWEYLFS